Genomic segment of Streptomyces sp. NBC_01210:
TAGGACCTCGGCGGCACCAGTCGGGACTCAAGGGCGAACGGCGGTCAGGAGTCCGTACCGCAGCTGTGGGACCGCACCGAAGAACCACTCGCCGAGGTCGGCCGCTGTTTCCATTTCGCGCGCCTCCTGGCCATCGAGATCGCGTGCGGCATTCCGCCAGCCGCAGATCATGCTGTCGTAGCACCGCCGGACGTTCTCGGTGATGTCGGTGTAGTCCGCCACCTCCAGGCCGGCCTCCCGCAGCAGCTTCCGGTATACGTCAGTACTCAGCGAGAACTTGAAGAAGGCGTACGCGTCGGCCATGCGGGCGGCGTCCGGGAGAGCGAGCTCACCTTCGAGGCTGTGCTCGGCGATGACCAGCCGCCCACCAGGACGCAGGACCCGTGCGATGTGGCCGATGGCCGCCCCCTTGTCCTTCATGTGCATCAAGGACTCGATGGCGTACGCGCCGTCGAACGACTCGTCCGGGAGGGGAAGTTCCATGGCATCGGACAACTGGAACGTGGCCCGTCCGGGAAGCTCCGGCGGCTGCGGACGGCTGTTGGCCAGTTCGACCTGGTAGTCGCTGACACTGACCCCGGTGATCCGCACGGCATGGTGCGCGACGATGCGCGCCGCGGTGCTCCCGTGTCCACAGCCCACGTCGAGCAGGTGCTGGCCCTCGACCGGGGCGAGGCGTTCGGCGACGAGGTCCGTCAGCCGGTCGGTCGCCACCTGCATGGGGCTGTCGTCCGCTTCGTCATCCCAGTAGCCGACGTGGATGTTTCCGCCGAGCGCATGGTCGTAGACATCCGTGTGGCGGTTGTAGAAGGTCCCCACTTCGCCGGAGGTGTGGGGGGGTTGCGTCAGCATGACGTGGCCTTTCACGGTGCGTTGAGTCGTTCGCTGGGGTCGTGGACGCGTCCGGCCAGCCCACGCGAAAGCTCCTGCGACGAAGCGGGGGCAAACATATTCAATAAGTAAAAGCAGGCAGTTGAGACGGGGCCGCGAACGGCGGGTTCATCCGATCCCCCGGACATACCGTCCGCTGACCCAAAATCACCGCTGAAGAAGCCCTTCGGGGGGCGCTACTGAACACCAAAGGGCGGTACTGCAACCGCACTCGGAGAGCTACCGCCGATAGGGGGTATACGCCACACAGTGACCTGGCCCCCGGACGTGATCGCCCCGCCACCCAGGTGCTATTACGGCGCATTGCTCAGCCGGGCCCATTCCGGGAACGCGATTGCAGTACCAGCTCACGCGGATCCGCTCACACACGCCCGAAGAACAGGCTGCCCGGCGCATCCGGGTCGTTCGAGAGGAAGTGCTCGCGCACCGCGCGGATGAACTCGTGGCGCGAGATCGCGCCGTCTCCATCGGTGTCCAGCTTGGTGAACATGTCCATCGCGTCGGGCGCGTCGCTCTTCCACACGTCCCTCAGGAACCGCGCGAACTCGTCCTTGCTGATCTCGTTGTCGCCGTCGACGTCGATGACGTCGAAGATCGCGTGGCCGCCGCCCTCGGTCACGTTGAGCCGGCTGGTGTCGATCACCGCAAGGCGGTTGGCCGTAACGAACTGGTCCTTCGTGAGCCGGTCCCCGTCGACGCCAGCGTGACGGAGCAGCTCCAGCCAGTAGATCTGGCAGAAGGACTGGAGCGCCCTGGCTCGGCGGTCGTCCTTGGCAAGCTTGTACGCCGTGATGTAGCGGTCGGCGAGCTTCTGATAGTCCGTCCAATCCAGGTAGCCGTCCTGGTTGGCATCCATGGTCTCGAACGTGCGCTCGAGCTTGATAGTGATGACGTCCTGCGCCGCAGCGGTCACGTGTCCTCCTTGAGGGGAATGTCGCAATCACCATCTCTTGACCCATGAAATGGGACAACTTGACGAAAGGTTCCTGTTCTTCCTTTTCATCCGTTCGGACGCACTCGCCTGTGGAACGCATTTGCCGCGGCGGACCACCGTGCCTGGCGCGCTCGGTCAACCGCGTGTGCGCCATCGGTCGGCAGGACGTCGCGGCGCGATTGGTCTCCGGTCGTCCTCCCATGCGAGTTCATCGCGAGCCTTTCCTACGGCGCCCTCGACTCTGGGATGGCAAATACCGACTACAGGCGGAGAGACCCGAAACCGTTCGGTTGTCATGGGGGTTATCACGGCGAGCAGGCGCAGCGACTCGCCGACGGATGGCTGGCGCGGTCCTGTCTGCCTCCAAGTCCTGAACTGGAGTGAACAAGTGTCGAAATCGTCGGGTCCGACGTCACCCGCAGGCCGGTCCGTGCTGATCACCGGAACCTCATCCGGACTGGGGGAAGCCTGCGCGCTGCACATGTCCCGGGTGGGCTTCCACGTCATCGCCGGAGTCCGCCGGCCCGAGCACGGAGAACGGCTGCAAGGAGCCGCCACCGGACGGCTGACCCCGGTGATCATGGACGTGACGGACGAGAAGTCAGTCAAGGCGGCCGTGCACGAGGTCACCGAGCTGACCGGTGAGGCGGGGCTGTGGGGGCTGGTCAACAACGCGGGCATCGCGGTCACGGCTCCGCTGGAGTGCGTGCCGATGGAGCTGATGCACCGGCAGCTCGACATCAATGTGATCGGTCAATTGCAGGTGACCCAGGGGTTCCTGCCGCTGCTGCGAGCCGGCGCTGGGCGGGTCGTCAACATTTCCTCGGGCCTCGGGAACGTCGCTCTCCCCTTTCTCGGTGCCTACGCCGCTTCTCAGTTCGCCAAGGAGGCGATCAGCGACACGATGCGCCGCGAGCTCGCTCCGCAGCGGATCCCTGTCGTGGTGATTCAGCCGGGCGCCGTCCTGACCCCGCTCTGGGGCAAGATGTCCGGCGAGGGCAACCGGGCACTGGACGGCGTCCCGGAGCCGGTCCAGGAGCTTTACCGCCACCCGTTCCAGCAGTTCATGAAGGACAACGAGACCTCGGCCCGGACCAGCCGCACGACCCCCGACGACGTCGCCCGGGTGATCTTCCGCGCGCTCGTCGCCCAGCGGCCCAAAACCCGCTACACCGTCGGCCGAGACGCAACCGGCAGTCGCGTGCTGGCCAGGCTGATGCCCGACCGGGCGTTGGACCGGATCTTCGGCGGATCATCAGCCTGGACACACCTCAGGAGCTGACGAACCTCTTCACGAGGCCGGACCACCTGATCGCAGCCCGCCCTGTCAGCCGGCCGGGGCACGCAGGAGTCGACCCTGTGTGTATCGGGCAATACTCACCGCAGAACTGGTGCGGTGGAGCTGAGGGAGGCTGCGAACGTGGCGACGAGGTCGTGCGACACGCGGTTCCGAAGATTGCGGCTCGGCCAACCCCAGAGCGGCGCTCATCCGAGGCTCGATGTCGGCGATCACCCCGGACTTTGGCGGGGCTGGCCTCCGTGTTGGCCGTGACGCTCGTTTGACGCTCGGGGCCCCAAGTTGTCGCCTCCCGACCCGAGAACCCGGTCCTGACCTGCGGTTTCTTCGGCCTCGCTCTCTGTGACGTCTTCCCTATGACGCATCACGTGGAGTGCGTGGCGATCCTTGAGCCTGCCACAAAGGGTGCCTGACCTGCTGTTTTAGGTCGTGTGCGCGATGTGTGCTGTGGGCGACCCGTCAGCGGGCCAGGACTGCCAGTGCCAGGAAGTGGGCCTCGGCGTCGTACTCCGGCAGGTGCCAGCCGGCTGTCCGGAGTGCCGGCTCCAGGTTCGGTCGGGCCAGTGGGGCGTCGGGGCTCAGCGGGCGGCCGTGGCGGGCGGCGCGTTCCGCGCGGCCGGAGGGGTGAAAGAGCGCCAAGATGCCGTCGGCGGCTGTGACGCGGGCCCACTCCTGCAGGGCGGCACCGGGGTCTGGCAGGTGACCGCGGCCGGGGCGGCCCGCAGCAGTGCCAGTTCCGCATCGCGCGTGGGGAACCCGTTGTCGCTGTACGCCGACATCGGCCCGCCCATCACCACCAGCGCCTCGACCCCGGAGAGGCCGTCCGGCAGGGGATCGCCCTCCCATACCCGGCACAGTCGCGTGCGCAGCCCTGCCCACTCCAGCGCCGTGGCGATCGCATAGGGGGCCTCGCCGGGCACGTGTTGCACGACTACGACGCTCATTGCGCCATCCCTCGTCTGCCCGATCAACAGATGCATCCTGCATGGCGTGAATACGCGGCACATGCAAAAGCGTGCCGCAGTTTCACTTCGCACATGCACGATTCTGCTCATCTCACAGTGCTGGTCCAGCGGGTGTGTGACGGGCGTTACCGCCCATGATCGGCCGAGGTCACATCGGCGTAATGGGCATTTCGTACCGTCGGGGGGGCACGATCCGATCCACAGGGAGGCCACCCGGTGACCACACAGGAGTCGCGGACCGGTAGCGCCCAGGTGCGGACGGTCTGCTCGTACTGCGGTGTGGGCTGCGGGATGGTCCTCGACATCGCGTCCGGTCCCGACGGTCGCCGCAAGGTCCTCAAGGCATCGGGCGACAAGGCACACCCGGCCAACTTCGGTCGGCTCTGCACCAAGGGCGCGACAACGGCCGACATGCTCGCCGCCCCCGGCCGGCTGACCACCGCACTCGTGCGCACCGAGCGCGAGGCTGAGCCGATATCCGCTGGTGTGGACGAGGCGATCACCAGCACGGCGCAGAGGCTGCGGACGATCATCGACGAGCATGGGCCCGACGCCTTCGCGCTCTACGTGTCCGGGCAGATGAGCCTGGAGGCGCAGTACCTGGCGAACAAGCTGGCCAAGGGCTTCGTCCGCACCAATCAGATCGAGTCCAACTCCCGGCTGTGCATGGCGAGCGCGGGCACCGGTTACAAGCTCTCCCTCGGCGCCGACGGCCCGCCGGGTTCGTATCAGGATTTCGAGAAGGCGGACGTCTTCTTCGTCATCGGCTCCAACATGGCGGACTGCCATCCGATCCTGTTCCTGCGACTGATGGAACGGGTGAAGGCGGGCGCCAGGCTGATCGTCGTCGACCCG
This window contains:
- a CDS encoding methyltransferase domain-containing protein, which translates into the protein MLTQPPHTSGEVGTFYNRHTDVYDHALGGNIHVGYWDDEADDSPMQVATDRLTDLVAERLAPVEGQHLLDVGCGHGSTAARIVAHHAVRITGVSVSDYQVELANSRPQPPELPGRATFQLSDAMELPLPDESFDGAYAIESLMHMKDKGAAIGHIARVLRPGGRLVIAEHSLEGELALPDAARMADAYAFFKFSLSTDVYRKLLREAGLEVADYTDITENVRRCYDSMICGWRNAARDLDGQEAREMETAADLGEWFFGAVPQLRYGLLTAVRP
- a CDS encoding SDR family oxidoreductase; amino-acid sequence: MLITGTSSGLGEACALHMSRVGFHVIAGVRRPEHGERLQGAATGRLTPVIMDVTDEKSVKAAVHEVTELTGEAGLWGLVNNAGIAVTAPLECVPMELMHRQLDINVIGQLQVTQGFLPLLRAGAGRVVNISSGLGNVALPFLGAYAASQFAKEAISDTMRRELAPQRIPVVVIQPGAVLTPLWGKMSGEGNRALDGVPEPVQELYRHPFQQFMKDNETSARTSRTTPDDVARVIFRALVAQRPKTRYTVGRDATGSRVLARLMPDRALDRIFGGSSAWTHLRS
- a CDS encoding EF-hand domain-containing protein gives rise to the protein MTAAAQDVITIKLERTFETMDANQDGYLDWTDYQKLADRYITAYKLAKDDRRARALQSFCQIYWLELLRHAGVDGDRLTKDQFVTANRLAVIDTSRLNVTEGGGHAIFDVIDVDGDNEISKDEFARFLRDVWKSDAPDAMDMFTKLDTDGDGAISRHEFIRAVREHFLSNDPDAPGSLFFGRV